Sequence from the Acidimicrobiales bacterium genome:
TGCTCCTGGAGCGCCCGGGCGACGGCCTCTAGGATCTTCGCTGCGTCCCGGTCGAAGTGGTCACGCGCCCGGAGGAACACGACCGCACCGCCGAACACCGGAAGGCTGACGAGCAGCAGGGCCGTGCGGAAGTTGTTGCCAAGCGCGCCGGCCAGGGCGAACACGATCACCGAGGCGGCCGCCTGTCCCGCGACCACCGAGACAAGGTTGAAGGCGCCGAATCCCGCGCCCCTCAGGTTGGCGGGCACGGCGTCCGAGAGCCCGGCCCGCAGCGACGGCACGGCCAGGGCAATGACAAAGAAGCCCACGACCTCGAGGCCGAAGGCCGGACCCAGCGGCAGCCACAGGTACGACAGCACGAAGATCGCCTCGCCGACCATGAGGCACACGGCAGGGACGGCCATGCGCCCGCCGCGCACGCGTGGGGCGAACCGGTCGGCCAGACGGCCCCCGAGCAGCACACCTGGGATCCCCCCGAGGATGACCATGGCTCCGACGAAGGCCTCCGCCGTCCCGGTTGCCACGTGCAGCTGCCGCTCGTAGAACTGTGGGAGGGCGGCAGCGGCTGCGATCACGGTGAACAGCACGGCAGACACGCCGACCAGGGCATAGCGCATGGTCGGTATCCGGGCGATGGTGCCGAGGTCGGCGGCCAGGCCGCGAACCATGTCGCGGAAGAAGGCGACGACGCCACCGGCGAAGGG
This genomic interval carries:
- a CDS encoding MFS transporter, whose protein sequence is MTTASSPTVAPIDRVSSWPMWVLGLVIMIDQVDQNIVRGVATPIQHAFHLTDLQVGVLLSCFIVVNGFVSVPAGYLADRWNRTRTVGQTVVIWSAISALTAAAWSYPALIAIRSALGFGQAVTEPAAASLLADHYPASDRGRAFSVQQCLLFVGFGAGLGIGGVVGATLGWRAAFLVVSLPGLLIAVAVFRLVEPGRGHGDRLQLGVDEAGGGDEGPPGPFAGGVVAFFRDMVRGLAADLGTIARIPTMRYALVGVSAVLFTVIAAAAALPQFYERQLHVATGTAEAFVGAMVILGGIPGVLLGGRLADRFAPRVRGGRMAVPAVCLMVGEAIFVLSYLWLPLGPAFGLEVVGFFVIALAVPSLRAGLSDAVPANLRGAGFGAFNLVSVVAGQAAASVIVFALAGALGNNFRTALLLVSLPVFGGAVVFLRARDHFDRDAAKILEAVARALQEQQAIAVGEGRPGS